A genomic window from Variovorax paradoxus includes:
- a CDS encoding polyprenyl synthetase family protein: MSAAALKSSHWDARTLAGWSDPHLANVEAALSRWVGVDAPVLLGDAMRYAVLDGGKRLRPLLVLAASEAVGGNRAAALRAACATELIHAYSLVHDDLPCMDNDVLRRGKPTVHVKFGEADALLAGDALQALAFELLTPAGDEIPAATQALLCRLLARAAGSQGMAGGQAIDLASVGIALDETQLREMHRLKTGALLQGSVEMGAACGSVTPAALAALRDYGAAIGLAFQVVDDILDVTADSQTLGKTAGKDAAADKPTYVSLLGLDGARAQARQLLADALAALEKSGLADTAALRALAHMVVDRDR; this comes from the coding sequence AGCGCCGCCGCGCTGAAATCCAGCCATTGGGACGCCCGCACGCTAGCCGGCTGGAGCGACCCCCACCTGGCGAATGTCGAAGCGGCGCTGTCGCGCTGGGTCGGCGTCGACGCCCCCGTGCTGCTGGGCGACGCCATGCGCTATGCCGTGCTCGACGGCGGCAAGCGCCTGCGGCCCCTGCTGGTGCTGGCCGCCAGCGAGGCCGTCGGCGGCAACCGCGCCGCCGCCCTGCGTGCGGCCTGCGCTACGGAACTGATTCACGCCTATTCGCTGGTGCACGACGACCTGCCGTGCATGGACAACGACGTGCTGCGCCGCGGCAAGCCCACCGTTCACGTGAAATTCGGCGAGGCCGATGCCCTGCTGGCCGGAGACGCGCTGCAGGCCCTGGCCTTCGAGCTGCTCACGCCCGCTGGCGACGAGATTCCCGCTGCCACCCAGGCCCTGCTGTGCCGCCTGCTCGCGCGCGCTGCGGGCAGCCAGGGCATGGCCGGCGGCCAGGCCATCGACCTGGCCAGCGTCGGCATTGCGCTTGACGAAACGCAGCTGCGCGAAATGCACCGCCTGAAGACTGGCGCGCTGCTGCAGGGCAGCGTCGAGATGGGCGCCGCCTGCGGTTCGGTCACTCCTGCGGCATTGGCCGCGCTGCGCGACTACGGCGCGGCCATCGGCCTCGCGTTCCAGGTGGTCGACGACATCCTCGACGTCACGGCCGATTCGCAGACCCTGGGCAAGACCGCCGGCAAGGACGCCGCGGCCGACAAGCCCACCTATGTGTCGCTGCTCGGCCTCGACGGCGCGCGCGCCCAGGCCCGCCAGCTGCTGGCCGATGCGCTCGCCGCCCTCGAAAAGAGCGGCCTGGCGGATACCGCAGCCCTGCGCGCGCTGGCCCACATGGTGGTCGACCGCGACCGCTGA
- the dxs gene encoding 1-deoxy-D-xylulose-5-phosphate synthase, with translation MAPLLPTLHDPSPIRKYDRAQLRQLSDEVRASVLDNVSRTGGHLSSNLGTVELTVALHHVFNTPHDRLVWDVGHQTYPHKILTGRRERMPTLRQIGGISGFPQRSESEYDTFGTAHSSTSISAALGMAMAAKQKGEDRHTVAIIGDGALTAGMAFEALNNAGVCDCKLLVILNDNDMSISPPVGALNRYLAQLMSGNFYAAAKNVGKSMLRNAPPLFELAKRLEQHAKGMVVPATLFEQFGFNYVGPIDGHDIDSLVPTLENLKHLEGPQFLHVVTKKGQGYKLAEADPVAYHGPGKFDPQVGLVKSAAVAKQTFTQVFGQWLCDTAAHDGRLVGITPAMREGSGLVEFEKRFPDRYYDVGIAEQHAVTFAAGLACEGLKPVVAIYSTFLQRAYDQLIHDVAIQNLPVVFALDRAGLVGADGATHAGAYDIPFLRCIPNMSIACPADERECRELLSSAYEQNHPVAVRYPRGAGAGVTPHLTLESLPFGKGEIRREGKRIAILAFGTLLYPALTAAESLDATVVNMRWAKPIDVELLLKVAGTHDAIVTLEEGAIMGGAGSAVLEALQAANVQKPVLQLGLPDRFIEHGDPAKLLASIGLDAIGIEASIRERFVSSAG, from the coding sequence ATGGCTCCGCTGCTTCCCACACTTCACGACCCCTCGCCGATCCGCAAATACGACCGGGCCCAGCTGCGCCAGCTGTCCGATGAGGTGCGCGCCAGCGTGCTCGACAACGTCTCGCGCACCGGCGGCCACCTGAGCTCCAATCTCGGCACGGTCGAACTCACGGTCGCGCTGCACCATGTGTTCAACACGCCGCACGACCGACTGGTGTGGGACGTGGGCCACCAGACCTACCCGCACAAGATCCTCACGGGCCGGCGCGAGCGCATGCCCACGCTGCGGCAGATCGGCGGCATCTCGGGCTTTCCGCAACGCAGCGAGAGCGAGTACGACACCTTTGGCACGGCCCATTCGTCGACCAGCATCTCGGCCGCGCTCGGCATGGCCATGGCCGCCAAGCAGAAGGGCGAAGACCGCCACACCGTGGCCATCATCGGCGACGGCGCGCTCACGGCTGGCATGGCCTTCGAGGCGCTGAACAACGCGGGCGTGTGCGACTGCAAGCTGCTCGTGATCCTGAACGACAACGACATGTCGATCAGCCCGCCGGTGGGCGCGCTCAACCGCTACCTCGCGCAGCTGATGAGCGGCAACTTCTACGCCGCCGCCAAGAACGTCGGCAAGAGCATGCTGCGCAACGCGCCGCCGCTGTTCGAGCTGGCCAAGCGCCTGGAGCAGCATGCCAAGGGCATGGTCGTGCCGGCCACGCTGTTCGAGCAGTTCGGCTTCAACTACGTGGGCCCGATCGACGGCCACGACATCGACTCGCTGGTGCCCACGCTCGAGAATCTCAAGCACCTCGAAGGCCCGCAGTTCCTGCACGTGGTCACGAAGAAGGGGCAGGGCTACAAGCTGGCCGAGGCCGACCCTGTGGCCTATCACGGCCCTGGCAAGTTCGATCCGCAGGTGGGGTTGGTCAAGTCCGCCGCGGTTGCCAAGCAGACCTTCACGCAGGTGTTCGGCCAGTGGCTGTGCGACACCGCCGCGCACGACGGCCGCCTCGTGGGCATCACGCCCGCGATGCGCGAAGGCTCGGGCCTCGTTGAATTCGAGAAGCGCTTTCCCGATCGCTACTACGACGTCGGCATCGCCGAGCAGCACGCCGTGACCTTCGCGGCCGGCCTGGCCTGCGAGGGGCTGAAGCCGGTGGTCGCGATCTACTCGACCTTCCTGCAGCGCGCGTACGACCAGCTGATCCACGACGTGGCGATCCAGAACCTGCCGGTGGTGTTCGCGCTCGACCGCGCGGGCCTCGTGGGTGCCGACGGCGCGACGCACGCGGGTGCGTACGACATTCCGTTCCTGCGCTGCATTCCGAACATGAGCATCGCCTGCCCGGCCGACGAACGCGAGTGCCGCGAGCTGCTGTCGAGCGCCTACGAGCAGAACCACCCGGTGGCCGTGCGCTATCCGCGCGGCGCGGGCGCGGGTGTCACGCCGCACCTCACGCTCGAATCCTTGCCCTTCGGCAAGGGCGAGATCCGCCGCGAAGGCAAGCGCATCGCCATCCTCGCCTTCGGCACGCTGCTGTACCCCGCGCTCACCGCCGCCGAGTCGCTCGACGCCACGGTGGTCAACATGCGCTGGGCCAAGCCGATCGACGTCGAGTTGCTGCTGAAGGTCGCGGGCACGCACGATGCCATCGTCACGCTGGAAGAGGGCGCCATCATGGGCGGCGCGGGCAGTGCGGTGCTCGAAGCACTGCA